The genomic interval aaaatagaaattcaataatcatgatatataagattaattaatataatgtTGATTTGTTTAACATTTGACCATTTGGGcaataatgattaattaatctaTTATTTTTCCTTACAATGACTCACTAAGTCTAAGTATGTaagtaatcaattaattagTTTTACTACTAACTTTATGAATTATTATTGATAAATTAGAATTATAGTATTTAAAAGGTAAAACTAATCGACGTGATGTTGATATGATTTtgacttataattatttgggCAGTAATGATGAAGCACAAAGATTTCTTggttgattaaaatttttacactTAAGTACATgagtaataattttatttcatacATAAAAACTAggtatttgaatttttttaaaaaaaattaaataagtctaatcactaaatacaattaattttaatacccatgaaatttaaaaattccttgtatttaaaattaaaagtaattgCATTGATATTATCTCTTATTATTATACTCTTAAATTATACTTTCATTTATACGTAATAGTGTTCAcaatttgattttagtttattaatacataataataaatgaatcAAACATGatattaaatgaataaaatttggacttttcttaACATGTTTCCatctataaaaattaaaatttaaaaagtaagaaaaaaacatCCTAGAGTTGAGTTCGGATTTTTTCGGACAGTCTTTTGAGTTTTAGTTAAACAAGatgatattataatatataatatgcCATCCCgaccaaagaaagaaaaaaaaagaaaaagtcagGACAAgattaagaaagaaagaaaagaaagtagagagagagagaaaaagagaaaaaaaaaaaaaaggtgtagttagtagtaaaataaaattataaaaaggaagttTACGCGTAAAGGAGGACGCCGAAAGACGCGGCCTTGACGTTCAAAGCCGAGAAATAAGCAGCTGAAAGCCACTACACTCGTCGCTAGTGGTAGCGGCTTCTAATGCAGAGTCAAAACTCATAAATGAAAGGTATAAACCATGGTTAAATGTTGCTTAGCTTGGCTAAATCTCCGTACGAGAAAGCTGACGCGTGTCTCCTGTCATTACGACGCGGTTTCTTCCCCCCTACCCCGCACCGCCCTATTTAAGCTCTCTTGTCTATCTCCTCTGTCTCCCCCATTTCCCCCCTCTCTGCTTTTGTTTCGTTTTCCTCTTCTTCGGCTCTTGTGCCTAATCGCTACTCTCTTTGTGGTTTCTGCGAACAGAAGAAGATTTCGCAACTATACCGAATAGAatgattcttttcttttagagagcttttccttttgtttcttaCGTTTTTCGTTTTGTTTCGATAGAAAAGATAcagctttttttcttttgtggaAAACAGAGAGAATAGCAGTACCAGATGGCATCATCGGAAAACCTGGCGAGCATCGAACCGTGGACGTTTCGTCCCCGCTTTGCTGATTCCTGGATCTCCGAAGCCTTTGCTCGCGATACCGAAACTCTGACGAGAGCGCTGGAAAAGTCCATCTCTAATTCCTTCACCAACCCAGATTCCCTGTCCCCACTGCTCAACCTCATCAACCCTAACACCCCGCCTACGCCCACGCCCACGCCCACATCCACATCCACGCCCGCGCCCACGCCCACGCCCAGTGCTTCAAACGTTTCAGGCTCTGACCCTGAAACCGCACCCAAACGTAAGCGGACCACCATCCCCCCTCCCACTGCCACTGGGAAAGTCTCCAAACGCAAGCCCCGCGCCTGTAAGCGCTCTCAGACTACCTTTATTACAGCGGATCCGGCCAATTTCAGGCAGATGGTGCAACAGGTGACCGGAGTCAGGTTTGGTAACGCACAGATGTCTCTGGGTCCGATCCTGAAGCCAGAGCCGCAGAGACCGGGTAGCCGGTTGCCCAACGGGGCGGGGCCGGGATGCTTGCCTACGCTGGACACCTCGGCGTTCTTATTGGATCATCAGCAGCAATCTTCTGGGGCAGTTGTTGGGTCCAGTTTACTTCCGTTTCAGTCTTCTGTAGTGGCTGAGGGTGTAGCTTCCGCTGGGGCTACCTTAGATTGTGACACTTTTACTAGCTTTCCCACTCTAGAATCCTGGAAAGTGtagttttttgttatttatttcaattatcAGTTGTAACCCTTTTTTGGCTAGTACTTTTCTAGCGCAGGGTATGGGTGGAGCTGTTGATAGTTTGGGACCTTGGTTACttgtatttttcttctctcactCTCTCTAATATGgtatagttttcttttttttttcccctaaTTTTGTCCCCATGGTGTTCTGTTTTCAATGGTTCATGAATGATACGAATGGGCTAATTTAGTTTACGAGTAATGATGTTCAAGAAGTTCAACTATCTTTGGGGATGTTAGAAGATACTACTTTAACAAAGCGGGACAGCGTCCCTGCCTCACTTGTCCATGTCGGTGTTTCTCAATATTAATCTACGGGGATTTATCCTTATTCTTCCGCCGTAACGAAAGAAGTAGGTCGTTGTTGAATTGTAAGTGCCAAGTGATTCattcccttttcctttttctttcttcaaattatCCTTTCCCGTTCGTAagctgaaaagaaaaaaggaaggaaatgAGCAATGGGCACTCCTTATCCTTGATCCCTAGTCCTGTATTGCCCTATCATTGAGCAacaattttatgctattaatgCTATATTAACATCACATTCTGCTGAGGAGGACTAGGGCAGTTTTTTGAACAGAAAATACATTtatctattattttattatttttttaaagaaaaatactcgGATGCAATAGTCAATAGGAGTCGGGTTGTATCATTAAAATAGATGAAGCACTTCAATTAGGTATCAAAATCATCTCAAGATTGACGCATTGAAAGACTCCAAAAGTTTCGGTTGATAGCTGGTCTTTGATTTTTCATACTTGATAGCGAGACTTCTCAGTTCTCAAGGTCTTCTAGGTAATCAGCTTAATTCGGTCCAAAACTTGCCACATTGCCCATCGGTGGCAATACGtgaatcaaatataaatacatTCTCATAATATTCCACACATAAACCACAGAATATAATAACACAAAAGAAGAGTACACGTATAAACCTCGCGAGGGTCCTTAATTATGCAATAATGTAACAGGCTCATATCATTTATCCAATTTTGAAAGGCTATAATACCAATCTTtctcaactttttcttttctctagaCCCAAAGTTAATTATCTTGTGTgataacttttttttgttataattaaaaactgctcaaatacttcaaaaatttgattttatgaaatctctgctatttataaaaagtattctttatttctaaaaGGATTATAAAAGTCgattgaaataaaattcattgaatCTCATATGctttacaaaaaatattataaagagttataattatgagaacCTTGAGTGACTTGAGTAACAAAATGGGAGGCTAGCCATATCCCAAGAGAAGCAAATAGTGTGGCGGATCAGTTGGCAAAGGATGGTGTGGGACGACAGCAGGATTTGGTAAACTTCATGAGTCCTTCTTGAGGTAATGGGTGTTTGTCTTAATCTGTTGTGTGTGCGGAAGAGTTGTAAATACTGTGATAAATTGGTTCGGATGACTTATTGATGTCTTGGGGGGCTATCTTTCGCTTTGGCCCTTATGGTGTACAGATGTGATTCTTTGCCCTTTCGTTATTGTATGTGGGCATGTGTATTTTTTTAGCACACTTTCTTTGTAATACATATTGAAGGTTGTGCTCAGGGCCGGTCTTTGGGTAAAGTCACCCAAGTAAGGGCTTTAGGTCCTCAATTTGAGGAggctttataattttataatataatttattatattaaaaatatataaaaattaaaaaattatataaaaataaaaaataattaataaaattttctgttttctcatttctttaattatgtatctaataaatcttaattttctaTCGCTTTCTAATTTCTAAGATACTATATTATTTCGAATCAACTAACaatcatatgtatttaatcatctccaataactatttttttcttacttatttttcctatttccaatcaacatatttaatgatttctaacaactattttttctcctatatataaaaccaattatttctttttcaatgtaTAACATCTACttttaaattcttcttttctcatttgctctttcttccttctttctttaacttcaattttctcCCAAAAAATACACAAAAAGTCCGTTATgttattatctttataaagCCGTGAACCTCATTTGTGATTTGCAATAAGCATTCAACAATTAGGTTCTATTGTTTTAATATTTACaaacttttttactttaatttttaatttatattatattattatattgcatttattttatgtgatagttgatttatttgaattaaaaatttggattgttgattttgtattagccatttaaaaaatataaaaattttgcatctcaaaaaactaaaagaataaaaatttaataattcttttaatttcaataaaagaatGTCTCATTGAATATTTCGTTTTAGGCCTTTGAACTTATTGAGCCACCCCTAGTTGTGCTAGGTAGGGTTTTTGAGTACAAGGACTGAATAGGGTGATTTTGAAATGATATACCAAAGCTGTAATACCCCTGATTTcattatgaattatgtataATGTTGCCTAAGCTATTTGATGAGTTAAATAGAAATTTGATGTATGAACATGTGAAATTAAGGCATGACTATCTTATGGGActatgattttgaaatttgaactTGTTTGTAGGTTTTGAATGGCACTACATGTGCATGAGGTTGTAAGTATATGAATAGTGGAACTTGGGTACAAATATTAAAGTATCACTGATAAATTTATATGTTTGAGTTTGATGGAAGCCTTGGCTATATTATGAATATGTAACTTGAAATTGTGAGTTATATGGTTGATTTGAGGTTTGATTGAAGTAAGAAATGATTGGGAAGCTTGAGATTGGAGTTATGGGAGCTGAAAGTGTTAGAAGTTTAAGTTTAGGAGTAAATGTGTCGATAGATTCACTGATTTATCCATACATTCATGGCTGAATAAGGATACATGAAGAAAATAGGTAAACTACTTAGCACAAATTTTATAAGAGTTACTCGACCTTCCATAGACAATATTTGGGATTTCCATCTATCAAATGTCACCTAAAAACAATCCACCACcagttttcaaattttcattaagGCTTGACCAACCTCCAATGGAAGACCCAAATATAAGGTTAGGAAAGTGCTAGTCTTGCACCAAATCTTTGCTACccatttttcaaataaatcagCATTGACACCCAGtccaaaatggttatttttctgaaaattATCTTCAATCTAGATACAATTTGAGAATATCTAAACACTGTCTTCAAGTTAAGCAAGCAGTTTAAAGTTTGTTCATAGAAAAGTAAAGTATTATTAGCATATTGTAAATGTACTCATACCACTTTTTGCTAATAGGAATACCACTACATATATTCTCCCCTCCTTCTTTCACCATGAGACAACTAAAAGGTTCAACGACAATATTACACAAGAAAGGAGATAATGGGCACCCTTgcattttaaaaagtttagtAGGTGATCCATTGAAGAGAATTGATACCAAGGCTGACAAGATACATTCCATAATCGAACTACACCATGTTTTctcaaatatgatttgattCATCCTGAAATACAAAAAATCCCAACATACACCATCATGTGACTTTTTAAAATCTATCTTCAATAGCAACCCACATTTCCCATTCATACGTAGCATATCAATCATTTCATTCGCAATTAAAAAGCAGTCCATGTAACACCCACAATTTTCAATGTAAACTAAGAATGATTTGTGAAATATATAGTCTTGAGGACCttaatgatatgatatgcatgCCAAGTGTTTGAAAGTGTAAATATTGACGCTTAGATGAGATTTTGATGAAGTATGTGATAAGTTCCATAGTTTGAAGTTTCGATCTAAGTTTGATGTTGTGTTTGTGGATTTATATGTGTATGGGTTTAAGTTAAATGAACAATTAGAGGTGTGATATTAACAAGGAATGATTTTTTGGTGTTAAACTTGAatttttggaagttttggaagCTTAGAACTGCCTACAGGGGtgaaaagtatcgatacatactctaatgtatcgatatattctTAGCAAGATAAACAATAAAGGCCCCAAGAGGATTTTCAATTGATACATGcaagaatgtatcaatagatttagCCAcaaatgaacatgtatcgatacattgtccaaatgtatcgatacatttgaagtAGAGAGCACTAAGGGCATTCTGCttgaaatgtattgatacattaccTAAATGTATCTATACACTTATTCGAAATTAGggcaaatgtatcgatacattacccaaatgtatcgatacatcagagaggaaaggtaaaaaattaaaaagggtgcTGGGCCATTTTGCCCTAActctttctcttagctttttttctccctttctctctttagaaACTCCAAACCTTAAGGCCCTAAATGGATTTTTGAAGTGATTTAAAGCTATTTGGAGCTTAGGTAACCATTATGGAGGTAAGATTTAACGTTTTTACCGAATATTTTCCAATTTGATCAGTTAATAACTTCAAATTTAACTTTACTCTAGATTTGGTATTTTTCCCTATTTGGCTTGGATTGAAGAATTTGGAGCTAAGACTAGTGCAATCCAGCTTCTAAGGTATGGGTTTAGCTCATTAATGAAGGATTTGAGCTTGAATAGTTGGATGGCTAAGATTTAGTTAATTGTGTGAAAAATTGGCTTTTTTCAAAGGCTCGGAATAATTAATCTTTTGATATTCTGATGTATTTGAAGGGAGAAACGaagttaaatcaactcattGGCAAGCTAGATGACGATTGGAGGCTAAGGATTGAAGCTTGGCAAGGAGTGCCTCCTATTGTCACCATGAGTGagtttactttaaaaaaaaaatgcatttaATGCATGACTCATAAAAGATGCGCTACACTGGTACTAGATTTTGTACATAGGCCTAGATGAATAAACCTAGGCTAGAGAACAATATacgtgtatatgtatatatgtgatTGTGTTTTGTGATGTAAGCCACATGGGTGGCCTATGTTGTGTAAGTCTATACTAAGAGACCTGTAAACTATGTTGAATGCCTAGGAGTGGATTACCCTAGGTGATTGATATGTCGAGAcgatttgattaaataaggCCTTGGAGACTTAACGACACCTAGAATCTAACTGAGCTTAAGATGATTGAAGCTCAATAAATGTGAATTAAGGTTTGATATAGAAAATGTGAATGATAAAGGCATGATGGCTTTATTTGTAGATTTGTGTTTCCGTCCGAGGGATAAATTTCAAACGTTGATATGATTTTTGGATGGGTGGAGTTTGATGCCTTGTGACTATGTCTGTGCCTTAGGGACAGTGGTAAGTAGGCGGTGGTTGATATCCCGCTGTAGTGTACAATGCCATCCGTTGGGAGATTACTCTGGATGATGATTGTGATGCCATTCGTTAAGATTACTCCAAGTGATGCTGACATCAAGAGTTTACTCTGATCGATGATTTGTTCTTTGTCCATTGCTTCGACAAACACGTGATCTATTTCTTCGTCAGCAACTTTGCCCTGAGTGTGATTTGATTCTCCTTTGATGGCCACCAAGCGTGATCTAATTATGTCCAAGGGAAGACCACtcgttgatttgatttgcataagACATGAGATAGCCGTGGAAGGCTTAGATAATTGTGATGTAATTATGATGTGATACTCCAGCGACTAAAGTGTGCTGTGGAGAATGATTCGAATGACTTGATCGGCTTCGAGGGTAAAACTATTGATATAAGTGATGATCTTTAGAGAGATTAAGCATGTTGATATGCCCTTACATGGGAGATTATAGGGATAATGATATGCCCTACATTTGGAGATGTTTACTAGAACATCTAGATGCATGGATGgtgcatatattttatatgcgAGTTTAGTATATGTATGGCTTTGTTATCTACACCACTCACTAAGTATTGTAGTACTCACCCATAAATGTACCATGTGCAGATAAATAGACCACGAAGAAGAGTGGCAAAGGTTGTTTGTAGACAAACCGATTTTGGCATCCAGTAGGTCCTCCGTTTCTGTCACTCTACTGAGTTCGTCACGAACTTCCGCATATTATGTAGTCGCAACGTGCCATTTGAACCTATATGTAAAGGTTGTTATATACAAACCCAATTTGAATAGCCAATGTATGgctttttgaatatttatatggATTGTACGTCAGGGATAAtgtatttatatttgaatttgttataaatatttgattataaatccCTTGGCATATATGTAATATGATTTTGAACTCTGATGCTTGCTTGGGTATAGTGGGCTTGCTTGTTGGGTTAGTAAGCTAGTCATGGCCCTCGAGTTTAGGTTGTGAAAGTCTAGGATTTGTCTACCCTTAACAAAAGCAAATTGATTCTCCCCCAATTATTTGCCCATCAATTTCTTTGGTCTATTGGCCAACACCTTAGCAAGTACCTTATAAATGCTACCCATTAGGCTAATTGGACAGTATTCACCTATTGTAGTAGGATTTTTTACCTTCGAAATTAAGGTGATGAAAGTTTCATCAATCCCATGACAAAGGCTTCCACTATTgtaaaattcaacaaaaaaccCTAGCACCTCATGCTTAACAATTCCCCATtgcaattttttaaaaaatgaagttaTATCCATTCGAACCCGTCGTCTTGTTACCATCAAAATCATGCTGAATTTCCCATACCTTTGTCTCCATGAAAGGTTTTTCCAAAGCTTCAGcaaactcatttttcaatCTTCCCATTCCCCATTTCTTGTCAATAAGTTTCATTCTTGCTACCATACAACTGTGTAAAGTGTTTATtgacctctttttttttttttagatggTTCCTTAATCAACTAACCAATCACCTTAAGACAAACAATTCTGTTGGATTGCCTTCTAGCTAAAGCCATGACATGGAAGTACTTTGTATTCCTGTCGACTTCATTAACCCATTTAACCTTTAACTTTTGTTTCCATTGTCTCTCCTCCGGTCAATACATTGACCATAATTCtactattttctatttttcactttttccaAAATCCCCCTTTACTTTATACCATTTGGCACCTAAATTGTACAATTCACCTTTCAAGATCTCTATTTTGTGATGACTCTCACTAGGCATCTAAATTATGCAATTCACCTCGACTACCAATCTTGAATTAAAGGTATTAGATTTTTGAGTCCCCATCAGAAAAGAGGACTACGAGTGTTACCTACTTGCACCTTCCCTCATTTATCTTTAGTCAATTGTTTAAAACTACTCTCATCTAACCAATAATTGGAGACCTTAAAAGGTTTAGGTCCCTAATTAGTGTCTTTTCCTCCCAAGACCATTGGGTTATGATCAGATATTAGACATGCTAGGCATTTTTGCACAATATCAATGTAACAATTTAACCAATTAGCATTTACAAGAAATCTATATAACCTACAGAAAGTAGCTTCTTCCTTTTTACTACACCATGTAAATTTTCTGCCAAACAGAGATAAGTCAACCAAAGCAACATCATTTATAAAGTCTGCAAAGGCCTTAGCAATCTTGTGACACCACACCTTCcaattttttcttcctcattCTTAACGGTATTAAAGTCACCCCCATGATCCACCAAATATCCCAAATCTGAATTTCTTGTAGAACAATCGACCAAAACTCACTCTCTTTTGCCTCATCATTAGGTGCCACAACTTTTAGATAAGCCATGTACCTTACCAATGACTGGAATAAAATTTCGATGTAAGAGCTGGTCTTCCATAACAAAGAAATCATCCCGCCATATAGTTAGTAGACCCGCAACACATCCCTCAGATTCAACACAAAACCCATTAATCTTCTTTTTGAACCAAAGTGATTCAAACACATAACAAAACTTgttattcaatttagtctttTGCAAAAACACATCATttagttcattttttttaattacatgTCTAATTGACTTCTACTTCTCACCTCTACACAAACCTCTAACATTCCATGTAacaacaataattaaaaaaaattccactTTAAGGTAGAGCTCATACCCATTCATCTTGCATGATCATCTTTTTTCTCTCCCTCATCTTCCTTTGGTTACCTCATTGTTTTAATTATGTCTTCCCTCGAGCCCATTAATTCCATTCTTACATTATTACTAACATTCAATACCACTTCGACCTTTAGTAGGTTGGCGTTAGAATTTGAGAAAGGTTCCTTTGTTGTGACACTTACATCAAAATACTACATATTGCTATAAAGGTAAACTGCTTCATTTCCTTTTGTGAATCCCAAATGATTAATATTAAACGTGCACAAAAGATTTGAAAAATTGCACAAATAGGTAGCATTGGGGAAGTGAAGCACAACTGTCAAAAAATAGCCAAAAATCAACCCTAGTGAGGCACATGTGCCCCATGTGCCTCCTTTGCATGCAGACCTTGTTTGGGTATGTATTTGGGTCTTCTTCAACCTCCAATTAGGCCAATTAAACCTACCTAGAACAAAATCAACCCGTTCGATTCTCTTACTATTACTTGTCTAAATTATTAGGGTTTTAAGTAATTTTACCAATTAAACCTATTCAAAACTCGATTAAAGCATTGTTTTATGAAGCCATACTTCAAACTCCATTAAAACAAAGTAAATTGAGATTAATCTATGAATTATTTCAAGTTTCATACCCAtgaaaaaacttaatttgaaCTTCTCATTAACGCTTGATTTTGTGCTTCAAATTCCATTTATTTTGGCCTTTATCACCATAAAATCGATGCCAAACATATTTTACTGTATTCCCCtatgtttattcaaattaaagCACGTCAATTTGGGACATTTTAGACAAACTCAAGCCTAACTCGAAGACTTATACCCATGGGTATAAGTCCAAAAATTGGCAACACTTGATTTGAAGAAATCGATGGGTTTAATTAAGCTTTATGGCCTTAACAACAATCTTAATTCATCAAGAAATAGTAACCTCAAGGTAATTTTACAAAAACTACATAAAATTAAGTTGTTCTTGGCTTAAAATTGTTAAAACTTGAGACCCTTGGAAAAACCCAATTCCTTATTCAcgatttcaatcaattaaactAATTTGATTTAACAAATTCACCATATTATCgataattaatcataaatcaAACATGCAGAATTTAATTGCACTATACGCAAGagaattatgaattttaatgGTGTAATTACACAAATTCAAAAACCTACATAAGACTTAACATGTAATCATGATTTATGTaatcaatatataattttttaaggtTCTAAATCCTAACCGTGGTAACACTTATACCAATTGttaaactttatatataattaatttatgtttaatcTAACCTTCACCACAATAGGAATTTAGAACACAAAAATTGTACCTAATTTTTTGTCCATGATTTGACGGTGAAAACAATACTAGCTAAATTAACTATTAGGCTTTAACACACTAATGATATGTTTGGTTCACATAATAGAATATAGAGGAATAGAATGactgtaaaacccgaccttataaacacgtgtcatgacatacatgcactgagtagcaagttattatgctaggaaagcccataagaatagacaaaacccggtattgtacctaacgatACACTTGAGTttatttaacctcgaactagttcaaataggaatcgtaggatgaaatttaatattttacagtccaggaatgactaaaaatgattgttcggagttcaaaggttcatttggggaaaaattaaaaattttgatgctcaggggcaaaatcgtcattttgccacctaagataataatttgattatggagtgaaattttttatcaagattaactatttggagtataatttaatgataggaagtgaaaaatttcaattccggcaatttttgaaacataggggcaaaacggtaattttatcacctaggggtaaaatcgtaattttcaccacccaaaacttgtcaaaatcataagatttatttatttttggtatgaataactatggtattttaagtggtgaaaaaattgaagtttaaaggatgaaattttaaaaacgggccgaTGGAAAAGTGatacatggcactttttaatgatttaatattattttaaaggaaaatcagcccatttaaaccccacatcaggtgatggtcgcccataaggagaaaataagagagaaaatagagcgaaaaggaagaaaagagaaaaaccaaaggaaaactagaaaattcaaaggagaATTCGCGCttttcgtccgtttacgcgtctaatggtaagatttttcgactttagcttgatttctacctttcctatgcctttgtttccatttagcatgcttgaggagagagatcaaaaagtgataccaagggctggccaAATTTTAAGgggaaggattttgaaatttttatgttttgattcttagttaaattggtagttttagttagttaaatgtgtatagaaatcaaatagggaaagaaagcatgaaattctcacaatacccacccttggccaaATATTCagtgatgtacaatgatgatgaactgatttttattctaagagaaatgaagagaaaatgatgaaaaatggttaaatgtgatagaaaaacaaagtgaaaaattaaccgagttaatgtcccattttttaccgaatttttcaaggaggaaagtgagctgattttggtgattttagacgGTTATTGGCttatatttaatggttagaaatgttggagagaaaatgggacaatttagagctaaaatggaacgtgttagcaatttatcgggtaaagtgtcaaaaataggttaatactgcgtttaagccgttttgggctattgcatttcataccatgcattatataggatttaagtcaattatatagtgatttagcatcaatgtggtgaattgtgtaatttttgcaatgtgtctaggaggagagccttctagtaaaggcaaggaagtcgtacccgatgaatagtgatcggggcacctagaaagcatttaatttgtacaaactgtgagtaaacctattattattgtaaattatctagagtttatttttaaatactctttatgtattttatgaaacgaaaatgagattaaaattggacttttgatgttttagaaataaatgtgacaaataaatatattgtgttgattatctgaaataagaaacttttgatcatgaaattgagtaatttgaggttgccaattgtcttgaaaaatatatttttctatgaatgacttatgatatatgagtatatgtggttatattttataattgcattggaaatttatgtaagctgtcttttactatgtaggctggataaataaataaaagtcacgttatactgtcaaatttttattaaaattggtgggtttagtcactgcagtgacgggtttccgtggactgcctattagaggggtacggtaaacccggttgcatagttactccggttgtagaggcgatgagggtaactcccggagtaatgttagagctcacttcacgtcgaacccccacgtgaatgtgtaactcggccaacgccaaggaatggcttgttttcaaaactaacatgtgtttagcatgtaaatatcttaacaa from Theobroma cacao cultivar B97-61/B2 chromosome 5, Criollo_cocoa_genome_V2, whole genome shotgun sequence carries:
- the LOC18598577 gene encoding calmodulin-binding protein 25, whose amino-acid sequence is MASSENLASIEPWTFRPRFADSWISEAFARDTETLTRALEKSISNSFTNPDSLSPLLNLINPNTPPTPTPTPTSTSTPAPTPTPSASNVSGSDPETAPKRKRTTIPPPTATGKVSKRKPRACKRSQTTFITADPANFRQMVQQVTGVRFGNAQMSLGPILKPEPQRPGSRLPNGAGPGCLPTLDTSAFLLDHQQQSSGAVVGSSLLPFQSSVVAEGVASAGATLDCDTFTSFPTLESWKV